In Acanthopagrus latus isolate v.2019 chromosome 23, fAcaLat1.1, whole genome shotgun sequence, the genomic window CAGTCGCCCTCGTGGACTTTGGCCGTTTGACCCTGTGGGTGCCAGGCGAGGTCAGATAAGGATGTTTGCCTTCACTAATTGCACTTCAGATTTTCATTATTAGCATTTTGATTCATTGCACCACAAAGAGCCAGAGTTCAATCCCCGTTCGCGTCCAGGCTCTgacagttaaaggtgcagtatggaAGGATTAGCCACCTTTTTTTGCAGCATATACCCAAAACCAGTAGGTTGGCAGCAAATCACAGGGGTGACccctaactgctgctaattgtagctCCCATTGacaagttagctcagttagctgtgcagctagcggtcccGACTAACAGCTCAGAGACAAAAGGAGCTTTGGAGCTGGATGGGCTGCGGATAGCTGCTGAGCGTGCTGACTTCACCACGGAACACGGAACATACAGTGGATGTCACAACGCCcagaatgtgttattttaaaatgtttttcaagtaaaatttggacgtattgcacctttaatcagcGGTGTAGTGAAACAAAATTTAGGGACACATTTAGGGCTGTTTATCATTATATAAACTGCCTTTACTGATCACAGATTACAATTTCCTGCAGCCCAGTTTCTTTTGTCCTCACCAGGAGTGTAACGAAGgattatttcactgttgattCATCGTCATAAAATTGTACAGAAAAAAgtcattcagtgtttcccaaagcctgAGATGATGAGCacaaacccaaagatattcagtttactgtcatagaggagtaaagaaacctgaaaagatatacatttacatttaatcagAATTTTTAACTCTTATTCTTTCTTACAATGTTACCCAGTCTGAGTAATCTGTTATTAAATTAGTTAGCAATTGATTTAATAGGTAATAACTATTTGttcaatcaattaattattgCAGCTGCATATCTCAAAATACATTCAATGTACTGTGATATTAagacaaattaagaaaaattaaaatctgaaacaaacaaaacttgagCAAGTCCTCCACAGTTCTGTGCTGACAGCCGAGAGAAACAAGGAAGATCTCAGTTCTCACGTCACGTTACAATCCACTCACATGAAGCCAATAAAGAAGTATGAATACATGTGAATTGCTACAAATTGCGAGCATGAGCTGTAGATGTGCTGACAGAGTCTTTGTGTCTTCAGCCTGGCAGGAGgtgatgcagcagcaggaggagcagggaccAGAGGAGGCTCAGGGAGCAGTCCCCTATAAAGAAACCACTCCCAGCCCACACATGGACAGTGAgtacttctcctcctcctccccgcagTCCTCCTCACATCTCTCCATCCTATTCAAGTTTGCCTTCGTGGCATTCATCGTACTTTTAGCATTTTGAGGCTGAACTAGGCGAGATGACATGTGAGATATGTCTGTTTTGAGGTCTAAGCTTCGAGTTAAGTGATTTGGTGCAGGTGTTCCTTTTAGATTTCTGTTTGTAGTCGGGTGAATTTGtataatttttgttgttttagtcTGTAATGATGACAGTCTACAGGCCTGCGACTACTGTAACCTGGACACTGAGTTGTATTGGTTTATGACAGCCAGCCAATTTAGGATTAGTGGACCTGCCCCTGATCCTTCCAGCTGGAAGGAAGCCCACAGGTGTCACAGCCCAGTCTCTCCTCATAGTCCAAACGAGATGTGCCAACTCTGTCGACAAATTTAGAAATACTACTTTAGGATGCACACTTTATTGCCAGATCAACTAAAGCGATTGTAATTTGCCAGCTTAGGTTAAAAACAAAGCATACGATACATGGCAAGCATGGGTGAAGATCAAGAGAGAGTTTCCATTCTTAATAAAAATAGTAACagtaataattataatgataatgttagtagtagcagtagttgTTGTAGCAGTAGTAATGCATGACTTTTGTATTGAACATCTTTGTTTTAAGACTTTAAGACTTTTTGTGGATAAGTTTCCCAgccttattttgaaagtgtgtaCCGGAAGTAGTCGTTAAAAGTCACGATTGAATGCGCGGTAACTTGACAGATGTCGATCCTGCAGTTCCTCGTTGTGGCCGCTAGAGGGCACACAGtcttcacattttaatgtcaacGACCATTTAAACGTTATATTTACTGATATGTTTGGCCGGcgctagctagcatgctaacagtcTGCCTTGTCGAGTTAATGCGGACATTACTAGCAGGTCCAACGCACTCCATGACACTTAAGTGAAGTTATCAGTTGTTAATTATCAAATTATCAAAGCTACTGTCACAGTTCTTATTTGTAGCAAACATACTGAtgaatctgacattttaaaacgaGTAAAGATACaaatataacattaaaaacaagtttgataGCGCGAAAGTAGAAAAGCATTGCAGTTCCTCACTGtgaccaccagagggcagtgaCGCGTCGTAATGGCGAATATAACGGTCAAGTCTGAGCGCAGACACACAATACGTACACTTCCGGTTAAACCTATCAAAATAAGACAGTCAAAAAAGAGTCACCTCTCACTGAATGTTTTTCGTCATGCTATGTTCATAACGTTACAATAGAGAATGGACTCATTTAATGTGTGATGAGCTAAATAAAAAGTATGACATTCATTGATAATTGTTCACATTCATGTctgaaatgtatgtttgtttccTACAGCGATGCCAATGTTTCTctacatatttaatgttttcaatgaCCATTACAGCGACAGACTattatttaattgtttaaacttcatctctttgttttcagactTTGTGCCCATCGATCTGGATGAATGGTGGGCCCAGCGGTTCCTAGCCAATATAGACAAGCTCTCCTGACGCTCTGCTGGGATTTGTGGATCTTGACGGACGGTCAGGAGGTGAGACCTGAAGCAGGATGGCTCACAAGAGGAGAGGACGCCTGGGCAGGAGGTGCTATGGGTCAAAGTGTGATTCACAAGGACTGACGGCGCTGGGACgccaacacagaaaaaacacagagaatcACTTCAAATTGAACTCGGCAATCCAGTCTGCTACAGATTGGACACTGGAGGGGGACGTCACGATGTTGAGGCTTCTCTCATCTTATTGCCTCCAACAACAGAGATGTCATGTTACTTTGAAATGCagtaaaattgtgttttcaagAAGCTTTGTTTTGGCATCTTTTTAATTGTCACAAGAAGGGGATTGTTTACTGACCTTACTGATGATGCAAACAGGACACCAACAGCGCCTTAAATAATTGTACAGTATTTTTAGATGCATTTTTAGGTTCGCTGATACTTTAATACAAATGAAACCTGTTGAGAAGCCATGTTTGACCACTGATGGCCGACAAGCTATGTTTGCagcaacaaaatacaaattgtgAAATGATATTTTCCTTCCCATCCATGTCTCAGATattgacacaaaaacaacacaaataataactgaagtggggaaaaaaaacatggtaaaGTTTGGAGGGCTCATacaaaaaggacagaaaatggacatttttttaGTCTGAATAAACCTTCATCAGTCTCTGACCACTTCAAAgctctaaaacacactttagaAGAAAACTCAATGTGTCTTCAGCTggtttttcatgttatttcaaGAGGATTTTAGAAATATGATTCTAAAGATCAACAGTTTCTGGACTGACAAACTACAAATCGCACTTTTTTGCAGTGTTCCCTCCTCGCTCTTTGTGGTTGGTGGCATCCACATTATCCAGGAGGATGATGACAAAGAGCCTAAAAGATTATTACTGTAGTATGAGTCAACCAAAACCTCATTTATCAACATCACATGAGACACGGAGCATAATAAAGACATAGAAGTGTTTACAAAGAAGCATCCAGCGGTTCATCTGAGCTTTTACGTGCACTCCATGAGGGGGGAATAAGGAACTCCATGAGGCCCGTCGCTCTCCTCAAGAAATCTCCACGTTTGTAGTCCACATCAGGCCACTGTGATCAAACCCACGACAGTCTGCACTGTTCATGTCTGTGAGGAGCTCTCAGTGCTTCTCCAGAGCTCGAGTCAGCAGGTCGTTCAGGCGGGAAATCATCGGTCGGGGGTCGTCGTTCAGGCCCGCTGTGATCATGGCGTTGTCGTAGAtctaagaagaaaaaaaatatacagataagacagaaaaataagagCAAATACTTTAAGAATGATATTGATAGGTGCAATTGCCTATGAATAGCATAAAGGTGCATTTCCAAAACAGAGTCACTTTTCTGCTACGCTGCGTTCCCCCCTTTTTAATTGAAATCGTGCTTTCAGTCATGTTACGTTCTTGGCAATAACCTTATAAGACCTCCTGAACTGAGTGAAGTGAATGCAAAAACTGTGATACCGATAGAGAAACATTATGAGGAGACCTTATCCACACTTTGACAAGACAAAAGGAGATTAAGACTGTTTTAGTGAACAGAGGCAGTTCAGAAAACTGAGGTCTTCTTACTCAAATGAATAAAAGGTGACTCGTGGTACCTGTTCCAGCAGCAGTCCAGCCAGGTCAGAGTTTGTGTCTTTCAGTGCCTGCAACTTCTTGATCAGATCATGTCTGTcaggtgggagagagaaaggtgcAACATGGACACttgtaaaatgattttttaagtGCTAATTCCAGCCAGTAAAATCCATCACGCAACGCTCCGTCTCACCCTGCGTTGATCTCCAGCGTGGGCTGCAGTATCTGAGCTCTCTCCTCGGGGGTGCGGGCCAGCTGCTGGGTGCGGAGGAAGTGGCGTGCAGCGCCCATCTCCAGCACCGTGATCATAGCTGGGTGGGTGTCCAGGCGAGGAGTCAGCTGGAGGCcagatgagaagaaaatgtaCATTCGAGACATTTGCGAGACCGTATTTAAAGCGCCGGGCATGGAGAATGCAGCAGAGAGATTTGAATTCatgatgaaaagtcagaatCCTGGCCAGTCTCTGTCTTTACCTTGATGTTGGTGACTCGGGGACCCAAAGCGTTCTTCATCCAGGATATCAGGTCGTCGGCCTGCTCCTGCGTCAGTCGCTCGGAGGctgcggaggaggaggaagagataaaACAGGAGTCAGGACTTCAGACGTGCCGGTAAATGATGTCAGGTTTTTAACCGGAGATATGAGAGCAGAAGCAGACCCGGCTTGCTGTCCTCAAACTTCTCCTCCTTGTAGTGATCCACCACGATGTCGGTCTCCACGGagatcatcttcttcttgtcgAACTCCcgcaggtggaggagggtcaGCTCATCGAACTGCTCGTAGCAGAACAGCACCTGGAGAGAAACACATGAGCTGCTTACAGTGTACACATGCAGGCAAGATCATCACGTTAGTTTCCATCATCGACGTCCGTCTCACCTCCATGTCTTTCTGCTTCATGGCCTCGAAGTAGGGCGAGTGCTCTGCCAGGTGGCGGTTGGGGGCGCACAGGTAGTAGATGTTTCGTGTGCCGGCCTTCATGCGGGAGCCGTACTCCATCAGACTGGTCTGCTGTCCCGCCGGCAGAGCAGAAGACTCGAACCTCAGCAGTTTCGCAATGTCCTCCTGCGCAGAGACAACATGTGGGGGTGACATCACATTCCAGATGCCCAAATTGGAGCATTTATTCTATTTGTTCTTATTTTTGTAGCTCGTCTCCCTTCGAGAAAAGTCACCTTGACGTCTTGTTCCTGCGTGGTGACGATGCCCTCCCTCATGAAGAGGCCGTAGTCCTCGAAGAACTTGCTGTACTTCTCCGGCTCCTTCCTGCTCTGGTCCAACAGGAAGCGGATCACCCTCTGCTGCAAAACGTCGCGGAGCTTCCTGAAGTCAGAGGGAGATGGCGCAGAAATTAATCGGTGGATCGTCGTTAGAGTGCAAGAAGAAACCCGAGAGGGTAAATATGCCTCAAAATGTAGGGTTTAAGCGGTTGCGTACCTGATGAGGGcgctctcctgcagcagctcccgGCTCAGATTCAGCGGGATGTCCTCACTGTCCACCACACCTCGGAGGAAGCGCAGCCACTTGGGCAGGATGTCGGTGGCTTTGGTTTGGATCAGGACCTTCCTGCTGTACAGAGCCACACTGGAGCCCATCTCTCTGCTCACGTCAAACATGCTCGGCTTCTGTTGACGGAAAAAAACAGTCTCAAGAAAACTTAACTGCTTTTATATTCACTTTCAACTACTTGAAAAATGATTCAGTTAAGCGAGAGAATTTCATCATGTGATGTGACTTAATACAAAAGACAAGCGGAAATGTAATCTTGCTGGTGAGGTTTTGAGGCTCAGTTCAGCAGATGTGAAGTGCTCCCGAGCTTCTCACGTTTTCAGGGACGTAAAAGATGCTCCGGATGTTGAGCGGGGCGTCGGCGCGGTAGTGCAGCGTGTAGCGGGGCCTGTCGTAGGACTCGGCGATGTAGCGGTAGAACTCCTCGTGCTGCCAGTCACTGATCTCTTTAGGCTCCATCATCCACAAGGCCTGATGGGAAAGAAGAGGTCAAACAGCAGTTAACAAAAGACAAGAACAACAGCAAATCTCACATGTGAAGATGCAAAGTATGCAAAGATTAAGACCGAGCGAGCGACAGAACCTGAGAGGCTCACCTGCAGAGTGTTGAGCCTCCGTCCGTTCAGGAAGATGGGGAAGCTGACGAAGTTGCTGTACTTTGTTACGACCTCTGAAAGAGATACAACAGTTTGTCATCGCAGGCGGCGAcgctctgatgtgtttttatcaacGCAGTGACAGTTGCAGCCACTGaggcagctccagcagctctaCCTTTGACTCGGTCCTCGGCGGAAAACTCCTTGCAGTCGTCCTTGAGGTGCAGCACGATCTTCGTTCCCTGTTGGACACCGGTGGCTTCGGCGATCTCAAACACTccagagctgagagagagaacgaCAATCATGATTGCATGCACTCTTCGTTCTACTGTAGAACGAGATCACACTGAGggatatttagctttttttcagACTCTTGATGTCGAAATGAAAGACTCAttcccatccctccctctcaccCGTCTGAGGACCACTTGTATCCGGGTGCGCCAGGCTCGGCAGACCGGGAGTAGACGTCAACGCGGTCAGCCACCATGAAGGCGGAGTAGAATCCAACTCCGAACTGACCGATGATGGTGCTGCTGGCCTCTGCCTGGTTCTGCAGGGCATCCAAAAATGCCTACGATGACGGGAAGAGACGGTTATTATGACAGACATTATAAAAGCATGCACGATGTGTGACGTAGATGTTGGTCACAGTAGTGGAGCATGCAGTCACCTTTGAACCGGAGCGGGCGATAGTCCCCAGGTTGGCCACCAGCTCCTCTTGGTTCATCCCAACTCCTGTGTCCTGTTAACGTACAAAGAAGCCcaagcaaacaaaaccaaactcaTCAGCTTGTTGTGTAATATTCATCCACCAGGGGGCGCAttgtcacaaaaacagacaaggTACCAGAGTTCACAAGAAGCCCTTTTTCACTGCAGTAACCTGGTTTTTCCTTGTGTTCGCACTGTGTTTGACGCCCCAGGACATTTTGGATGAATGACACTGATCAGTGATGCTGATATCGCTCTCTGGTTTGAAACTAATTGGTCCAGCACAAGTCACTCCGGAGTCAAAAACAGCTTCAAGAGCATTGAACGTATTGTGATTCTTCTTCTCTAAAATCATGTTTCCCAATATGTTGAGGGATCTTTGGAGGCCTGCTTTTCATTCCTAACTTTATACAACAGCTCCCTCTGAATGGCCTCCTCTCCCCCATTAATACTAGTCAGGTCCTGGAAACCTTTGTCCAACagtattttagtattttctgCACCATTCTTACTTTTTAAAGTAGTTATTAGCTGCAGTAAAATGTTGATTAGCATTGTTGTGCTTCTTGACTAACCCCAGCACTGCCTACCTCCCATAACAGCAGGTGGATCGTGCATTTAGCATCACCTCCTGAACAGGACCAAATATGTGTTCTAGAATCTCATGTGTTGAACATTATGCTTCGTTCTTGCAGTCGAAAATGGCAacaatgttgtatttttaaggAAAGTCAACACTgggccaaaacacacacacacacacaaaactcacAACTATACTCGCGGGTATACCTGAATGGTGAATGTGCCTTTGGCGGCATCAGTCTGCAGGTGGATCTCCATCTGAGCCGTTTCACCACCAGCTGTCACCAGTTTGTGGCGCAGTTTTTCCAGAGCGTCGCTGCCGTTAGAGATCAGCTCCCTGATGAACACCTGCCGGGAGGAGAGGGAGTCAGCAAATCAGTCAGGAGAAGAAAAGGTCGAGTTCATAAACTGAAATGGTGGCGTGGATAAATGGTGGACTCTCATACCTCTTTCTCTGAATACAAGGACCTGGCAACGATGTCCAGGAGTTTCTTCGTCTCAGCCTGAAATTCATGTTTGGCGAAGCTGCCTGCGTGGATGAAGGTTGGAGCATCATTCAGATTATCTTAAATCGACCAAATGATGACTAGCTTCATGCTATAATGTCTGCAGCTGTTACGGCACCTTGTACAGCCTCTGTATCACTGATGATGGTGTGCAGAGGCTCCTCTTCAggctccttctccacctcctgtgTGCTGTAGTAAGACTGCTGGCTGAAGCCGAGGCAGGACCGCTGGGAGCTCCACGCTGTGGGCCGACTgctccacctctgctgctggagaaccTGCGAGCCTGATGACAGGAGGAGGTACAAAAGGTGTACGTCCGCGTGATGGTGAGCGTCCTCGTTTTTAATATTTCGGTTGTGTACAGGCGCCTGACCTTAGTAAATACAGACAAACTAAACAGGATTTTAAGGCAGAAGGGAAGATAACAGGCCTCCAACAGCTGGAGAAAAATATGATCTACACGGTCTAGTTCATCACAAATGCAATTTATGTAGTCAACCAATTATAGTAAACTTAAACATAAGAGTGTAAGCTGATCATTAATGGTATGAACTcactgacagctttttttttcttttttttttgttaaattgatgtgatgtgtcttatttttgtttttaatcctgTGGACATTTGTTTGTATCCTCCTGGGTGAGAccagagacacatttcctgctcAGGCTGGGCAATACAACAATTACTCTAGTCAAACATAAATTGTTGAACATATATATGGTCATATGATTACTGTTTGCAGATTTATATGAGCCACTTTGTTTTGGATTTGATGCTGATTTGCTTGATGACTTTGGGCAGATGGTGGCCAACAGACAGGAGGCATAACAGCACAGCCTGTCTGATTACTACATCAACACAGAGGAACTGTGATGAACTTGCAATCAGTTATTGAATAACATCCAATATAAATAATAGGGAAAGAAATGCATGAAAGATAAAATCTCTTGACGCTTTTAAACTGTCTGATGCAACTTCATGATGTAACAACTAAGTCTtgtaagaaaaaacattgatttaaatTCACCTGTAGCTGTCAGGTAGTTCCTAAGTGAGCCACCGGACCAACACACCAGCCTGCGGTGTTAAACTTCAGGCTGGTTTATGaaacaatcagcagcagcacagtttaTGTGACTATGATCTTGTGGTTGTCAGCTAGCCGGCTAGGCTAACTCAGCTGGCTAGCAGCTTACCTCCAGTGATAGTCCGCGAGACAGTTCGGCAGCTCAGCCCTCGTGCACATGACATTAGTCGCGGGTTGACCCTCTGAGAGGAACCGAGGGCGAACCGAGCCAGCGACAGGCAGCGGGACATGTTGACAGACGAGGGGGATACGAGGACAGGACAGGTCGACTGACCGTGGAATACACGCTGAGCGACGGTGGCACAGGAAGGACCTGCGACAGCGCCTACTGATGACGTCGGCAGGGCATCCATCACGCTGCCTGATCGGaacgttttttttcctcctcttgatTGCCATGTTGAAAGTATGAAAAAGcatggtttcattttgttttggaaattACATAGAGCAGTGGCCAAAGGTTTTGAGATTTACACgaatattcattttcacaaagtCTGCTGTCTCAGTTTTTATGATGGCAATGTGCATATACTACAGAATGTTATGAAGACTGATCAGATGAATTGCAATTGCAAAACAAATACCTCCACTGCTTTTCAGCCCTGCCACAAAAGGATCAGCTGACATCATTTCAGTGATTCTGTCAACACAGGTGAGAGTACTGAGAATGATGCGGCTCAAGATCACTTTCATGCTTACTGAGTAAGAATAACAGACTGGAAGCTTTAGGAGGATGGTGCTTGAAATCATTGTTCCTCCTCTGTTAACCATGGTTACCTGCAAGGAAACGTGTGCAGTCAtcattgttttgcaaaaaaaggGCTTCACAGGCAAAGATGTTACTGCTAGCAAGTTTGCACCAAAATCACCACCATTTATCGGATCATCAAGGAC contains:
- the trap1 gene encoding heat shock protein 75 kDa, mitochondrial translates to MSRCLSLARFALGSSQRVNPRLMSCARGLSCRTVSRTITGGSQVLQQQRWSSRPTAWSSQRSCLGFSQQSYYSTQEVEKEPEEEPLHTIISDTEAVQGSFAKHEFQAETKKLLDIVARSLYSEKEVFIRELISNGSDALEKLRHKLVTAGGETAQMEIHLQTDAAKGTFTIQDTGVGMNQEELVANLGTIARSGSKAFLDALQNQAEASSTIIGQFGVGFYSAFMVADRVDVYSRSAEPGAPGYKWSSDGSGVFEIAEATGVQQGTKIVLHLKDDCKEFSAEDRVKEVVTKYSNFVSFPIFLNGRRLNTLQALWMMEPKEISDWQHEEFYRYIAESYDRPRYTLHYRADAPLNIRSIFYVPENKPSMFDVSREMGSSVALYSRKVLIQTKATDILPKWLRFLRGVVDSEDIPLNLSRELLQESALIRKLRDVLQQRVIRFLLDQSRKEPEKYSKFFEDYGLFMREGIVTTQEQDVKEDIAKLLRFESSALPAGQQTSLMEYGSRMKAGTRNIYYLCAPNRHLAEHSPYFEAMKQKDMEVLFCYEQFDELTLLHLREFDKKKMISVETDIVVDHYKEEKFEDSKPASERLTQEQADDLISWMKNALGPRVTNIKLTPRLDTHPAMITVLEMGAARHFLRTQQLARTPEERAQILQPTLEINAGHDLIKKLQALKDTNSDLAGLLLEQIYDNAMITAGLNDDPRPMISRLNDLLTRALEKH